Genomic window (Aminivibrio pyruvatiphilus):
ACGAGAGGCCGATGAAGATGTCCGCTCCCTTTACGGCCTCGTCCAGGGAGGCTCCTCCCCGGGTTTCGCCGAGCCGTTTCGCCAGCTCTTCCTGGACGAAATTCATGCATCCGTTGCCGGGCCCGATGATGCCGCACTTGTTCAGCACCGTGACCCGCCCCGCGCCTGCGTTGAGCAGCAGCCGGGCCACGGAGATTCCCGCCGCCCCCGCACCCATGATTACGGTGGAAGTGTCCGGCAGCTCCTTGTCCACCAGCTTCAGGGCGTTCATCAGTGCGGCCAGCACAACCACCGCCGAGCCGTGCTGGTCGTCGCAGAAGACGGGTATGTCCAGCTCTGTCTGGAGGCGCTCCACCACGGTAAAGGAATTGGGGCTCGACACGTCCTCGATGTTGATCGCCCCGAAGGTGGGGGCAACCATTTTAGCCATGGCGACGATGTCATCGGCATTCCGGGCGTCGATGCAGAGGGGGATGGCGTTCACGTCGCCGAAGTTCTTGAAGAGCAGGCACTTGCCCTCCATCACCGGCAGAGCCGCCCTGGGGCCGATGTTGCCCATGCCCAGGACAGCCGAGCCGTCGCTGATGAGGGCGAGCCGGTTGCCCTTGCCCGAATATTCAAAAATGACATCCGGATCCTCCATGATTCCGGCGGCGGCGTAAGCGCCCCCCTGCACGTAGGCCATGCCGAGATCTTCCTCGTTCCGTATGTTCACCGTGGGGTAGATCCGGATCTTCCCCCGGGCCTTCCGGTGCAGCTGGAGGGCCTTTTCCCTGTCGATGTTCACTGTGTCGCGCTGCCTCCTTCCCGAATATCCGCCCCTGTCAGGATGTCCTTACTTGAAGAGGGGGAGAAGCTCCTTGAACTCAGGCGTTCCCGACCTGCCCATAAGGTGGTAGATCACCGACTCCACGGGCACCACCAGCGCACCGGCCGCCGCCATCGCCGAAAGGGCCCGCTCGGCCTTCAGGGGGTCCCTGCTCCCGCAGGCATCCGAAGCGAGCACCACCTTCCGGCCCTTCTCAAGCAGGTCGAGCACGGTGGCCAGGATGCAGATATGGGTCTCGATGCCGAAGATCACCGTCACGGAACGGCCCGTTCCCTGCAGGAGCTCTTCAAAAGCGGCTTCGTCGCAGCAGGAAAACGTGTTCTTTTCCATGCGGGGAGCACCCTCCGGCAGTGCCGCCAGAATTTCCCCGTCGGTGGGGCCAAGCCCCCTGGGGTACTGTTCCGTGTACACAAAGGGAACGGAGAGCACTCTCGCCGCCGTTGCCAGCTTCACCGTATTCCGGCGGATTTCCTCCGCTCCGGAAATGGCCGGCAGAAGCCGGTCCTGGACGTCCACCATCACCATGCAGGCAGTTTCCCGCCTCAGTCTGAAAGGAATCATGTATCCACCTCCGCACATATTCTCCGGTTATTGTACCCCATGACCGCTCCTTCCGGTTGCCTTCGGGAAAGGGGCAGGGTACAATACCCTGCGGACAGTCCCTCCGAGCCATGAAACCTACAGGCGGCAGCCCATGG
Coding sequences:
- a CDS encoding NAD(P)-dependent malic enzyme, encoding MNIDREKALQLHRKARGKIRIYPTVNIRNEEDLGMAYVQGGAYAAAGIMEDPDVIFEYSGKGNRLALISDGSAVLGMGNIGPRAALPVMEGKCLLFKNFGDVNAIPLCIDARNADDIVAMAKMVAPTFGAINIEDVSSPNSFTVVERLQTELDIPVFCDDQHGSAVVVLAALMNALKLVDKELPDTSTVIMGAGAAGISVARLLLNAGAGRVTVLNKCGIIGPGNGCMNFVQEELAKRLGETRGGASLDEAVKGADIFIGLSSRGKISAAHVRSMKPGSIVLALSMPEPEISWEEASEAGAAVFAEGLTGTSNAMPNLHAYPGIARGLLDVRAKGLNENILMAASRAIAGAVDRRRLSRRCIIPDLFSDEVTPRVAEAVAQTAIAEGLASLNVPPKQVYEETWQRLFGGIMERV
- a CDS encoding isochorismatase family protein — translated: MIPFRLRRETACMVMVDVQDRLLPAISGAEEIRRNTVKLATAARVLSVPFVYTEQYPRGLGPTDGEILAALPEGAPRMEKNTFSCCDEAAFEELLQGTGRSVTVIFGIETHICILATVLDLLEKGRKVVLASDACGSRDPLKAERALSAMAAAGALVVPVESVIYHLMGRSGTPEFKELLPLFK